From a single Nostoc sp. MS1 genomic region:
- a CDS encoding DUF3352 domain-containing protein has translation MTTQRSLSGFVIAGAIALIVAAIASFYWFFAKSPANLVASTSQSSAAVFVSKLAPVTVSLLVNPDRLESFDSSGELSKLKNSLLTKSGIDYKQDIQPWLKDEITLAVTTLDIDRDPDNGKQPGYLMALATDKPTKSQEFLQLLFSKRVLAGANLETEEYEGAKIIYDSSLPESDSLAGAVVDGFVLFANNPKVLRDAINNVQAPDLNLLSSPQYQKATQQLPKGSLAAAFLNLPLVAQWQGLNLPEPTYDSEIVALTLNSKGILAETNFLTNLEIEPTSSQLTKPVGALQYLPASAGLVISGSHLDNLGNGGLAKLWTQAKTAISGSGTDIIARLVQPLADVQNQQGIDLKQDVFNWVQGEYALALVPRVGQANPDWIFVTEKLESVPEGIARLDAIASSQGFSINTITLDKQKVSAWTELTTAKTDSKNNPSFTVEAKVKGVHTTLGNYEIFASDLATIYEVVNNKDKSFINNRNFQDSIAAIPQPNQGYIYVDWTKSQNLVEQQIPILKLIEVVGKPFFENLRSLTFSSYGDEAGTLKGGVFLQLTR, from the coding sequence ATGACTACACAACGCTCATTATCTGGTTTTGTTATTGCTGGAGCGATCGCATTAATTGTAGCGGCGATCGCCAGCTTTTATTGGTTCTTTGCTAAAAGTCCGGCTAACTTGGTTGCGTCTACTTCTCAATCTAGCGCGGCTGTATTTGTGTCGAAGCTGGCTCCGGTGACGGTTTCTCTATTAGTGAATCCTGACAGATTGGAATCTTTCGACAGTTCGGGAGAACTATCTAAACTCAAAAATAGTTTGTTGACTAAGAGTGGTATAGATTATAAGCAAGATATCCAACCTTGGCTCAAAGATGAAATTACACTGGCTGTTACTACCTTAGATATCGACCGTGACCCGGACAACGGTAAACAACCAGGATATCTGATGGCGTTAGCTACTGACAAGCCAACCAAAAGCCAGGAGTTTCTCCAGTTATTGTTCTCCAAACGGGTGTTAGCGGGAGCAAACTTAGAGACGGAGGAATATGAAGGTGCAAAAATTATTTATGATAGTTCCCTACCGGAGTCTGATTCTCTAGCGGGTGCGGTGGTAGATGGCTTTGTCCTATTCGCCAATAATCCTAAAGTTTTACGTGATGCAATTAATAATGTCCAGGCTCCTGACTTAAACTTGTTGAGTTCTCCCCAATACCAAAAAGCTACTCAACAGTTACCTAAAGGTTCTCTAGCTGCGGCTTTTCTCAATCTTCCTTTAGTTGCACAATGGCAAGGGTTAAACTTACCAGAACCAACATATGATAGTGAAATTGTCGCCCTCACCTTAAATTCTAAAGGCATCTTGGCAGAAACCAACTTCCTAACTAACTTGGAAATTGAACCAACATCTTCCCAGTTAACCAAACCTGTAGGCGCATTACAATATCTTCCCGCTTCAGCAGGTTTAGTTATTTCCGGTTCCCATTTAGATAATTTGGGTAACGGCGGTTTAGCCAAACTTTGGACACAAGCAAAAACAGCCATCTCCGGTTCAGGAACAGATATTATTGCTAGATTAGTGCAACCCTTAGCAGATGTGCAGAATCAACAGGGTATCGATTTAAAGCAAGATGTATTTAACTGGGTACAGGGAGAATATGCGCTTGCATTAGTTCCCCGTGTTGGACAAGCAAACCCTGACTGGATTTTTGTTACAGAGAAACTAGAAAGTGTACCAGAAGGAATTGCGCGTTTAGATGCGATCGCATCATCACAAGGATTCAGCATTAATACAATTACCTTAGATAAGCAAAAAGTCTCCGCCTGGACAGAATTAACCACTGCAAAAACTGACAGCAAAAACAACCCATCATTCACAGTGGAAGCAAAGGTAAAAGGAGTACATACAACTTTAGGAAATTACGAAATCTTTGCCTCTGACTTAGCAACCATCTATGAAGTTGTGAACAACAAAGATAAATCTTTCATTAACAACCGTAATTTTCAAGATAGTATTGCTGCTATTCCCCAACCAAATCAAGGTTATATATATGTAGATTGGACAAAAAGTCAGAATTTAGTAGAGCAACAAATACCCATACTGAAGCTGATAGAAGTAGTAGGAAAACCATTCTTTGAAAATTTGCGATCGCTCACCTTCAGCAGTTACGGTGATGAGGCGGGAACGTTGAAAGGTGGCGTATTTCTCCAACTTACACGCTAA
- a CDS encoding rhodanese-like domain-containing protein gives MTGNTSGQPITQISVNELAERLANKEANIQFIDVREPQELAIAQIDGFVNLPLSEYAQWSEQVPAMFDPQAETLVLCHHGVRSAQMCQWLVSQGFTNVKNIAGGIDAYSVRVDASIPQY, from the coding sequence ATGACAGGCAATACTTCTGGGCAACCGATTACTCAAATTAGTGTAAATGAATTAGCTGAACGTCTGGCTAATAAAGAAGCAAATATTCAGTTCATAGATGTACGTGAACCGCAAGAATTAGCGATCGCGCAAATTGATGGCTTTGTCAATCTACCTTTGAGTGAATATGCTCAATGGTCAGAACAAGTACCAGCTATGTTCGATCCCCAAGCGGAAACTCTGGTATTGTGTCACCACGGAGTTCGTTCCGCTCAGATGTGTCAGTGGCTGGTATCGCAGGGATTTACTAATGTCAAAAATATTGCTGGTGGTATTGATGCTTACTCTGTGCGAGTTGATGCCTCAATTCCTCAGTATTAG